Below is a window of Trichosurus vulpecula isolate mTriVul1 chromosome 4, mTriVul1.pri, whole genome shotgun sequence DNA.
GTATTTTAGGTGACAGGATGAGGGCTTGCAAGTGGCCCTGCTGTTATTCTTGATTCAGCCCAATTAACCTTTGTTCTAAAGTATAGGCTTGGGGTCCAGACCTCTCCCTGAGCCCTCAGCTATCACTGCTTCTCAGAAAGatagcatggtgcagtggatggaacatTGCTCTTAGAATACTTCGGATTGATTCCAGTCTCTACTAGTTGGTGGAGTCCTGGGCAAGGCACCTCGCTTCTGAGCCACGAACACTGGCACTATCTCCCTCCCAGGCTCGTTATATGTAAAAGTTCAAGTTTGCTCGCCTGTCATCTGTGCTAGCAGAGAGACTGAGGTTGGGAGAGCTCTCAAGCCTGGGAGTTCTGAACTGCATCAGTCTAAACTAATCAAGTATTCGCACTGAGTTcagtattaattaataataacaacaacatttgtatagtgccttaagatttgcaaaaacactttacaaatatctcatttgatccttacaacaactctgggtggTAGGTGccgttatccccatttcatagatgagaaaactgaggcttaagttttcagtcgtgtccaactctttgtgaccccatttggggttttcttggcagagatcctgaactggtttgccatttccttctccagctcactttacagatgaagaaactgaggcaaacaggcttaagtgacttgcccagggtcatatagctaatgacATGtctaggctagatttgaactaagggcttcctaactctaggtccagtgttctatccactgtaccactaagCCATTAGTAACAGGGGACCACCaagttgcctaaggaggggtgaatTGATCCCAACGTAGTTGCGTTGGGTCCATGAGTAGCCCTTGTACTTCAAACCTGGgtgaaatgaggagactgagttagaaggaaggaggaaggaaggaagaagagagagggaaggaaggagaagaatggaaggaagggaagggaggaaagagaaggaaaggaagaaaagaaaggaaggaaagaattattTCCTATCAAACCTTTTAGATGATGCTGGGATCTgaatgtagtttaaaaaaaaatcttcagtgcaATAGCAGAAAGAGATCTCGAGATCATTTGGTTCAGGGCCCTGCCTAGAGACacatttaatttcatttccttgTATTTCATTTATACTAGAATCGGGGCTTATCAGGTCATTTTGCCACATGCAGGATGCAGTATGGTATGTGGAAAAGAACACTGGCACTTTAGTCATTTAACCTGGGTTTCAATCCCATTTCTGATActcttggctaagtcacttaacctctccggggcttagttctctcatctgtaaaatggggataagttcTACTAGTGGGCTCTAAGTCCCCTTCCAGCTTATAATTGTGATAAATAAGAAGTTTGCCTACGTGCTGAAACCTCCCTATGCACTCTTATCATCTGACTCCTGCTATGAGAACAGTGTGGACGGATAGCCTGGCTGCTGGCTCTCCTCGCCTCCTTTATGGAGTCACAGTGAGGGCAGAGTTTGATTGTGGGCCCTTAGGATGATAGTAATTCCTGGTCCAAAGGTAACATGCCAGTCTCtgtgaaattaataaaaatatagcaTAAAATTGGCAGCCTGCCCCAAGAGCCCCAGACACTCATACTCTTCTAACAGACTTTGGGATCTTCcataagaaggaaagcaaggagCCATAAATATCTCTCATGTTGTAAGTGTAAGAGCTGAGTCAGAAAAGGCCATGATTCACCTCTGGGCACCTCAGAGCCAGGCATAGGCAAAGCAGGCAGCCACCTTATGGTGCAATACAGGGGgattgtaggatttagagctagaatgaaaTTCTACTTAGAAATAAGTATGTAgtgtccaacccactcattttagaggggaggaaactgagacctagacaggttaagtagcttgcctaaggttacactgGTAATAAATATCACTGTCAGGCTCTGAACTAAGATCTTTCTAAGTGcttctagtgcctggcacatagtaggtacttaagaaatgctcattgaattcaactgattccaagtccaatgttctttccactacatcaaagTTCAAGAAAAGGCATTTCTTAACATACTTTATAAGTGCACAATAGAGGCAGTTTGTTATAGTGGGTAATGGGCAGGAAGActgacacatcctagctgtgtaaccctagggaAGCCTTTTAAAGTCTGAGGGTCCCCTGGGGACTCTGGAACAGATTGAGTGGCAAATCTGCCTCAGTGGAGGTAGTTTCCACACAACAGGAGTTTCCTACACTATTGAAAACCATAGGActggaacaaaaagaaaacaaacacacacttttatttcttgaaaattctTTCTTCCATGGCACAGGGGTACTTATTTTGTAAAAAGTCAAGTTGAATTTTGTTCACAATGAAAGCTCCTTTGGAAATTAACATGGAGGATATGTAGCCTTCAAGCCTTGCCTTGAATGAACAAGTGCTATGTCCTCATCCCAGCTCAGGGTCACGCTCTTTTTCCCACCCCATCCAGCATGGTTATGATTAGTACTAGCCAGCAATGATATGAAGAATAGttagcatctatctatctatctatctatctatctatctatctatccacacactGCTTTAAGGACTGCACAGTGCTTtgtttatgttatttcatttgatcgtcacaataaccctgtgacatgggtactcttattatccccattttacagacgaggaaactgaggctgagtgtgGCTccgtgatttgcccaaggtcacacagttagtaagtgtctgaggcaagattctgaCTGATGTCTTCCAAACctcaagtctaacactctattaTCCTTTGTGCCCACCCCCAGCTGCCAGAACCAAGTATATTTAAAACATTACATTAAagaatagttttctttcttctttatttttaaatagcagTAATTTTGCAGAGAGATGTTTATTTCTCATATTAAAGGGCATGTCTTTTGGTTTCATTAGTTTGCCCCTGAAGaggatgaaaggaaaaagagacgaagagaaaggaataaaattgCTGCTGCCAAGTGCCggaacaagaagaaggagaagacagaATGTTTGCAGAAGGTGAGTGTTTGGCTTTCTCTCTTtggtttctcttctccctctttcttgtgCCCACTCACTGGCTCCTCCGGAGCACAAAATGAGATTATCCGAATAAAAAGTCGAATTGTCCCCTTTGCCCTTAGGAGAACGGTTCAATAAGCTTCTTATAGGAACAATAGAAATGTTGGCTCCAGGGGTAGGAAAAGATAATGCTGTCAGTGCAATGAATATGCATCTGGAAATCCAAAAGGCAGGTGTGAGAAGTGAAAAAGGCGTTTCTCTCCTTTTGGCTGATCCTTATCAGTCCTGGCCAGTCTCTGCAAGTCTGGCAGCTTGTATCCTACTAGGCACGTCAGTACAGATAGAGAAGTTTCATTCAAGTCATTTTCCTAGAAAAGAAAGCTGCCAACTTAAATTTGGCATGTTTTTGTAATCCTTTGATTAATTTCCTTCAGCAAATTATTTCTCTAAGCTGTACAAATTAATGTATCTCTGGGTGTTCTTTCAGGTGGTTTGCTCCCAGATTCTTCTTTTGCACCCCAGATGTAGTCTGagcccctttcctccttttctcaacAAAGAAGAGTGGTAGAGTCTCCCCAAAGCAAGGCCAAAGTTTTTTGATGTCAGGCTACTAGGTAGAGCTTCTACGAGAAGGATTTTTAACTTACAGACATCTCTGGCCATCTATCTAAGCCTATGAGCCCtctttcagaatgtttttaaatgatagaagaaatgcatagaattacaagGAAACAAAATACATTGagatataattatcaaaatatatttttaaaaagtgagtttGCAGACAGGTTAAGAATCTGTTAGTTTAAGACCCCAAATACAGATCCTTACTTTGCCCTGGTTTAGCCGCACTCCTAAGAGTCTACTACCTGGGTATAAAGAGGCTGCAGAATCTATACCTAGGTATAACTCTAGAACCCTGGCTCCATTTCAGAAAGGTTAGACTCCCATCCATTATAGAGGCTCACATAGAAGGCCTTGAGGAGGGCCCAAAAGTTCTAAGGACCATGGTCGCTGAACCTAACGAACATGTTCTCTCTGAGTCATTAAACTTCTCTCTGATGAATGGGGAAGCAGATAAAAGTTCCTTCCAAAGGCCATCTTGGCTCAGAGTTGGCCAAGAGGAGTTGGGCGctgccctcctttcttccttataaGCCAAGCTGCTTGGGTCCATAGTCTGGGTTGTCACTTGACCTTTTGCCAATTGCCCTCAATATAATACCTTGTTATTTGGGCCCTTCCTGTAGGAATCAGAAAAGTTGGAAAGTGTGAACGCGGAGCTGAAAGCCCAGATTGAGGAGCTCAAGAATGAGAAACAGCATTTGATATACATGCTCAACCTCCACCGGCCAACATGTATCGTACGAGCTCAGAATGGGAGGACACCTGAAGATGAGAGGAACCTCTTTATCCAACAGATAAAAGAAGGAACATTGCAGAGTTAAGCAGACATGATGTGGAGGCAATTGAGAGGTCCTCCTTTCCTTCACTTCTATATCAAGAAACCGGAAGCTTTCGGAGATCTGACTTACTATGCACTTCTAGGATCCTAGTAGTCAAGAGCTGTCCAGGAGGCCTTGCTAAGCACGAGGAATCATGTTAGCTTAGCTGTGACTTTCTCAAATCCAGAGAGTTGAGTTTGGTCCAAGGGAAGAAAGTCTTGGGCCCCGACTCTAGGTCTTTAGGACTTGATGTCTTTGCTGTTCCTAGAAGCTGCAGACAAGCCCTGCAGACGGGTTAGTGTCCTGCTAGTGTCCAGTACCTGTATTTGTCTTGTTTGGATAATACGAACACTCTGGCTTTCAGTGATAGATGTCAGCAGTACATCTGGGTGTGGGGGTGGGACAGAGCCTGCCCTCCATTGACCTATGGTAGGCGAAGCAGACTAACAGTGGGGTTTATCAATGTTTTTCGGTGGCCAGGGATATGCTTTCTAGCCAAACATGTCGATATGTTACAGGAATTACTGTACTCAAGGCCTTCGTTTTCAAACCTAAGCATTGTACTTactcccccattccccacccctaccctgcctttttttttttcataacactTGTGCAGATTTTCCTACAATTCATCTCAGATATGGATTCTGAGGGGTTTGGGCAGTTGTTCCTAACTTCAGCCTTCTTGTAAAACACTCAGTTACTGAGCTGGCATGAGCAGTTCCCTGTGATGGCTGCTTTGCCCCAAAGGAGAAAGCCCTTTTCTTGCTGAGCAGACCAGATGCCATGAGCAAAGCTGATAGGTATTATGTAAAAGAAGTCTAGTGTGAGCCCAGTTATGATGGTTATAAAACACATTTGGAAAAACGATGTAACCTGCAAAGGATTATTCTCTGCTGTTAACTTAGCTTGTGAGTGACTTCTAGGGCCAGAACAGACAAAgaatatctttttccttttctcattgcTGACTGCAGTCATCATTCAAAGCCTGATGAAATTTAGGATTTAGCGACAGTGATATATAAtgatatgcattttttttttggtgatcaatttttttaaaaaaaatttgaacccaggatgtTTGCAACTGTGAGTAGATCTCTTGGTCAAAAGTACCCCAGTTACTGTCTAACTGTTGAAATTCTGATGTTTCTGTGAAATTCTCAGATTGTTAAAGCTTATTCAATATTATCATTACAGTTTTCTGTAAAAGgaaatattaccttatttatCCTAATATTCTTAACCAGTCAAAACCAATAAACCACGCAACTGAAAACGAATGGCAAACGCAAGTGTTGTTAGTTTCTTTCATTTGGGGGATTGTTTAGACTTGgtcattttcccctctttttggTGTATGTGTTCTCTCAACTTCATCTTGACTTCGAAGGGATACCACTGCCGAAATGATGGACCTCAAATTCCATAATTCCATTAATGGTGAAGATACGACCTCTACCTAAAGAGCAAACCGAGCGATACCTCAACTACCAGCATCTCCCAAGGCACCAATGCCCAAAGAATGAACTTTTTTTCAACCACATCAGAGACTTTTTAACTTTTGGCTTCTAGAACAGAACATCTTACTATACTGGAATTGGTTGTATTGTGATATCTTATGTTTTAtagataaatgtatttcaatgtgcccagagagaaggggaagaacatTGAtttaggagggggaaaaagatggCTCTCATCATGGTGCAAAGGAAAACTGACTAGACTTTAAGGAGGCAGGATGTCCAGTTTGTCCTGGCTTTGTCATTAACAGGCCAGGTGATCTTAAACAAGTCAGTTTAGCTCCTTCAGACTCGGTTTCGTTACAATAACTGTTATGGTAGTGTTTacaattatctcacttgattcctataacaaccctaggagataagtaacccacacagctattgagtcatctgaggtcacatttgaactcaggtcttcccgactcaaGTCCTGGCCCTcttatcccctgcaccacctagctttctcaatggtaaaatgaggggattgggctatatgatttctaaggtcccttccagctcagaagtTCTTCCCATGCCTCAACAAAGCCTGGTCAACTCTAGAACAAAAGCACGCTCATCTCATTTTCGCTGATGAGCCAGTAATTTTCTGTACTTTGGCAATGGAACCCAATTATTCTACTTGGTCCCCATTTGTATAAAACATTTAGCTAGGGATGAAAATCAGTCAGTAAGCTGCTGTTGATATTATTGGCACTGAGACAGACTTTTGTACAAGGTTAAATTAATTCTTGTGTCTTAGCTGGGGCCCTTGGTATGGTGTCGGAGGACCTGGACTGGACTACTGGCCTGTTGTCTGATcgaagacaagtcacttagctctgggtctcaatttctatGTGACATTTGAGAAGGCTGGACTAACCCtgcccttttcagctctaaatcctgtttCCGTTCACGTTCATTGAGTCTCTGATTCTTTGGGCCATGATTTCATTAAGTGTGTCATTTGGGATGTGGGCGCcttattgttgctgctgcttgTTAACCAGCAGTGCTTTCATAACCTGACCACTGCCTAGAGGATCAAGGTACCTCACTTTTGTCTTAAgcaaatatgtttatttttttcctcttgtgttGGTTGTAAACCCATTAGGAAAATCTAGCTATGTCAGTGGCTGAACAGTCTCAGAAATCAGAGGACTAGAGTTAATGTATAAACTGTCCAGAACAGCAATGGGttgtgggagagaaaaaagaaacagccaCCACTAAGGAGATGGTGAGAAATGTAGGCTATTTAGTGTGTCTTGTTAAGGAGACTTTTAACAAatgcatgaaaaaaatgttttgttttttattgttattggtaATGTTTTGAAactttaataaaaaaatgaatatgcagTTGTGAGTGATTTCTTTAATCCTGGTTTCACACTCTGTGGGAAGTAATTCAGAATCATAATTAGAAATTTTAGTATCTAAGGCAATTTAAGTTTGAGGGCAGGGGAACAAGATAGGGCAGAAGATTAAGAGCCTGAGGCTGTTGCTGAAAAGGGAGGGTCAGGAGAGAGCGTCTTgtagtctttcttttttaattaattgtttttgcTTACTAGGTTctaaggtcagttgtttttatacTACAGAAGGAGCACTAGAGATATTGTGACTTTTAAATTTTGGTGCCCTTCAACAAGGCCCTTATTGCCctgccctagttatggctctactCTGTGACATCACAAAAAATTATCTCCCACCCAGTCTGGCACAGACTGGGGCTCTAATCACCCTGGGACATGTGGGACAGTGTGGATCTCAGTGGGAAGTCTCTCATGGCTTCTACTTCATACTCATTCACCTTTTTACGTGTACAATAACTATTAACACAAAATTCTTGTTCGTAACCCTGGCACAATCCTCCGTAAGGCTCCCTATTTTCCTCTAATAGGAACTTACATTTATGaggttttcaaaatacttttcctcacagcaatcttgcgagacaaaacaatttttttttacccctgTTCTTTAAATAAGGAAACTCACTTACAGTTGGCTGAGAGGCTAACATCATACCACCACCAATACCTGGGTAGCAAATGATAGGATTCTCAcctaggtctctcctgactctggcTCCAGGCTATCTCTATTAATATCTAATATTTCCTTTTCTCGTGGAATTGATCATGGTATGGTAAAGCCATAACTAGCCATTTTTGTACCTGGGCAGCACAAATTGAACTGGGGCACAATATGCCCTTATATCATCTTTTGAAACAAGGATACCAACTCTCATAGACAAAGGCCCTGAGGTTTGGAGAAGCCCCTGCTGGGGGAAGAGGGTGGAAcatagagaaggagaagggatggaCTAGGATATAGCCataggggagaagaagaaagcaaaccATCTGGTGTCTTCCTTTTTTAACTAACTCTTCCCAAGTGCTGAGCTCTGTTGTTTCTAACCTAGTAAATGCCTGACAATGCTTTCAGTGTCTTCTAAATTCAAAGCCCTAGGGCAATGCCCAGTTAGCCTGCCCTAGTTATTATTCTTAACAGTGGTGGTctaggagaatgggagagatccAGATTGTGCTGGCACAAGGCATAAAAATGGTATAGTAGAACAAACACAGGATTGGAATGAAAAGGCTTGGATTCGAACACTTCCTCTGCTACTACTTACCTCCCTACCTAATATTTGCATAGtgaattaaatattttctcatttgattgctacaacaacccttggaggtaggtgctatcattactctcattttacagaggaggaaactgaggcagccagttaactgatttgcccagtgtcacatagctactaagagtccgaaactcagattttcctgactctaagtccaatgctcCATCTGTTCCTAAACCTCAATGCCTAGGCGACCTCAGAttggtcatttaatttctctgcaatttattctcctcatctgtaaaatgagggaattgggaaGGTTTTTGGGGGAAAGAACACCAAGTTAGGCTTCAGAgtctcaacctctgtttgcctcagtttcctcaactgaaaaatagggataataatacctcccagggtcgttatgaaggtcaaaggagatatttgtaaagcatttagcacagaatatggaatataataaatgctgtataaatgctcgctattgttattgttgttataaaGTGATTATTATCACCATCGTTACTTTGGTTACCCATATAACATTTCTcctccttaggcctcagttttgtcttctatgaaatgaaggaattaaattagatggtctccaaggtctctGCCTGCTCTAAATTCTGTGGATAATGCCAGTGGCTATTTTGAACcacagctttctctctctctcccccatagaATTGAGGCTTAGATGCTAAACAAACTTGGGAATTTCTTATTCAAAAGCCACAATCAGAATACCTCTAAATCTTTTCATTTAACCATTACAAGGGGGGAATGTCAAGATATTTTCCAACTTCATACACTAGTTTCACATTGCAGGCTTAGAGGATAAGGCCTTGGGAATGAAAACCAAAATTAGTTGCAAGAGATTTCTGTTCTCTCGTTCTGCCTGCTTCTGCCTGAAGATAGGATAGAAATGACACAACCATAATTCTCTGCGGCTCCATAGTGCTATGCTGTTTCTCCAAGGAGcctgagatgccttccagctGTGCCCGTTTCTAGGGTCAGCCTGAAGCAAGCCTTCAGAAATGGCACTTGGTCTCTAGTGTTCCCCACTTGGTGATAGTCTGGTCCGCAACGATAGTTCCCATTCCAACCACAGGTCCCTAGCGTCCAAATGCTCTATCCCATCCTCTCCTTAACAAAACCAACTCTAGAAAAAGAAACTTGGGAATGTATTTATGCTAAGGTGTAAGTGATTGACAAGAGCTTAATAGATTGCTCTTCTCAGAGGCACTGGTATTTTAACATAGGACAATCTTTCAACCCAAAAGAATCAAATTCTAATGATGGAATTTGAAGCATCATCTGATaagttggggaggtggggaaggggcatTTGTTAATGAGTAGGACCTCCTCAACATGCCTTAACCACAACAGTAAGTAATGAAATATTCTATTTACTATTAACTATCCCCTCTCTCCAACTTCCCCCAAGATCTTCCATGGAATGACAGAAAGTATATTGGGCTAAGAGTCATGAGATCTGGGTTCGAGGCCCAGATTTGCCACTTGATAGTTGTGTGATCTTAGGAAAACCAATTATATGAGATCTCAAGGCCTCTAAAAAATGAGGCAGTTAGACTCTAAGGTCTGCTTCAGCTTGAAGAATCCTTgtttccattacatataatgtcagattttttttcagtgtgttGATCAGTgttgatgaatttttttcctcttcttcctcttttacaAAAATTGTTCAACTCAAGAGATGGTTAGGTGGGAGCAGAGAGGGAAAGGATACAGGAAAAtgtaaaaaggaaggaaacaagtatttattaagcacctatcatgttcCAGATACAAtgctaaacactttgcaaatattatctcagtttttcctcacaacaacactgggagataggtgtcattattatccgtattttataattgaggaaactgaaatgtagataatgtaaaaacaagaCATATCAATGAAAATCTATGGTTCCCTATCATAATGTttttatggggtggggggagaagacgGATTTTGTGATGGCGCCATTCCCCACACCTCTATTGGTATACAAGCTTTGTAAGAAACCCTGAATCAAAGAGGAACTCATAAAAGAAGGCATTTTCCATGGAAAAGCAGTTTATTTGGAGGTTCATTAACAATGTGTGAGAATCTgtaccttctctcttctttttcttcccctttttctttttctcctccttccttcccttcccttctttccccctcctttctttgttctcctcTCCTCCTAGTTCTGCATCTTGtcctttattctcttttccttttctctttctactagGGAAACTAGTAGATTGCTAGATGGAGTATTCTCTCAATGATGCCTGACTAGGAACACTGACATCTATTAATTTCTGCCTTGTGAATGTGGTGTGGTAATTTAGTTGGTGGCATTAACTGATGTTTCAGATCCACTCACTCAGGGcatcagtttcctaatttgtaaaatgggtcttttcccattctATAGCCAATAAATACCAAACTATCTCACTCTTAACAGATCCTCAGTTTAATTCTCTcatttatatgaactgaaatcATGGAAAGTGAAGTcaacagaacaaagagaacaatatacacaattactACAGTAATGGAAATGGAAATCACATTAAAATGAAACTGAAGGTTGGGTGATTTTAATGACTAAGCTTTGACCTGATAACAGGTTGAGAACATGTACCTGTTTCCTTGCACCGAAGGGGTGGGAGATGATGGCTGTGGAATATTGCATAGACTATAAGACTTGGTCACTGAAAATGCTGAActgcctttcctccctttccttttaaatctttgttactaGGGTGGGTTCAATGTAAAGGAGAGGAAGTAGGGACAAATAGGAAATGagtgtgatgtaaaaacaaaagctatcactaaaacaaaaacagaaaaggggtgggggtggagatggaGAGCTGTCTTCCCCATTTGACATATGGTAAAAATAGCAGCATTCGAGGGACTTTAATGAACACTAATCAGGCAGTCAATTTTGTTTGTTGATCACCCCCTGTGTGTATAGCTTTGCCCCCTGATTCTTTAGGAAATATTTAGGAAGAAAGAGATTCCTGGGAAGCACTCAGTCTAACGGAGGAGATAAGACAAAAAACCAATAAATACATAGCTGAAACATATGGACAATTACTCAACCAACTATATAGTTCAGCTATAGTGAGAGACAAGTACCAAAAGGTCAATTGTTTTTGGGTGGAAGATATAGCAGTCTTCTAACTGGTCTTCCATTGTTCACGCAGTTGTCACATCGCTCAGAACCCTTCAATGACTCTCCCAATAAAATCCAATCTAATTAAAGACATTCAAGGTTTGCCTCAGATTGGTGCCATCttacctttccaaacttatctTAGGCTACTTCACCCCATGTGTGGTATTTTGAAGCCAAAACGGGTTATTTACAGACCTGCCATCTCTTAgcaccccccactcccaccccccacccccgttgccccgccccaccccctgcCCATTCTGCCTCTAAACCTTTGCCTAACAtgccctcccccatctctcctccccttcagtcaacaagcatttattaagcaactactacatgctaggcactgtacttagcattgagaatacaaagaaagacaaaagacggTCTCTGCTCTCACAGTCTAACGGggaagacaacacgcaaacaaccaTGTATAAACAAAATACACACCCAGTTTAAATGCCATTTCTTCCATAAAGCATTCCCTGATCTATGGTATCAAGCCCCAAAATAAATCAAAGTCATGAGGTAAGGAATAAAGCATCTTTAATTGAGATAACAGGGTAGCATACCTGTCACCCTGGGGGATGTCCAGTGGATTTCCaatgaaaaaatttttatagttttaagaggagagagagaggagataggtGAGGTAGCAAGACCTAGTCATGAGACCCCAGTGGCCCTTGGCATTCTGGGCAAGGAAAACCACTTCATACTGGCTATTTTGCCCTTCGTGAATCCCAACAGAAAGGGGCAAGGACACTAGAAACTGAAATTCAGCTTGAGTCGGGCTCCCCACAGGGCAACATCCCTGGGTTGAGGGATCTGGGGTGTGGTTCAGCTCAACGTAGTCAAGGGTAAATATCTTAAGAGTAGGAATGTAAGGACATTAAAGAAATTTTGACATTACAAGGCAGTAACAAGACAATTACAAGGGAATGGCAATCTGTATTACATTTGCTGTTAACAATGTCTATTATTATATTAACAATTTTGTCAATGGTAAATGCTCCTCCTTAGTCCCCCAACAGTGCTTTTTTCACAGTTCCTTTTTAAGCCTACTTGAatctaaagcatttattaagcatttactctgtgctaaacacttaCGATACAAAATACAAACGAGCAAGGTATTTTCTGCCTTtgaagagcttccattctaataagggaagagaaTACAGAGAAGAACTGGGGAACAATAAGTGATATGCCAGTAGTGTCATGGTTTAGTACTatagataggggcagctaggggtcAAGCGGATGGAGCacagggtttggaatcaggaagacattcatctt
It encodes the following:
- the ATF3 gene encoding cyclic AMP-dependent transcription factor ATF-3 yields the protein MMLQHPSQVPASEVSATAIVPCLSPAASLAFEDFTTLTPLVKEELRFAIQNKHLCHRMSATLESVTVSDRPIEMSIMKAEFAPEEDERKKRRRERNKIAAAKCRNKKKEKTECLQKESEKLESVNAELKAQIEELKNEKQHLIYMLNLHRPTCIVRAQNGRTPEDERNLFIQQIKEGTLQS